One Tenrec ecaudatus isolate mTenEca1 chromosome 12, mTenEca1.hap1, whole genome shotgun sequence DNA segment encodes these proteins:
- the LOC142422308 gene encoding histone H4 produces MSGRGKGGKGLGKGGAKRHRKVLRDNIQGITKPAIRRLARRGGVKRISGLIYEETRGVLKVFLENVIRDAVTYTEHAKRKTVTAMDVVYALKRQGRTLYGFGG; encoded by the coding sequence ATGTCTGGTCGCGGCAAAGGCGGGAAGGGTCTGGGCAAAGGCGGCGCCAAGCGGCACCGCAAGGTGCTCCGCGACAACATCCAGGGCATCACCAAGCCCGCCATCCGCCGGCTGGCTCGGCGCGGCGGCGTCAAGCGCATCTCGGGGCTCATCTACGAGGAGACGCGCGGCGTCCTCAAGGTGTTCCTGGAGAACGTGATCCGCGACGCCGTCACCTACACGGAGCACGCCAAGCGCAAGACGGTCACGGCCATGGACGTGGTCTACGCGCTCAAGCGCCAGGGACGCACCCTCTACGGCTTCGGCGGCTGA